The DNA segment TTCAGACCCGTAGGTGGTGGAACTGCCGGAGAAGATCTTGCTCCGGGTACGCAGCTGAGCATGAATCTCAAGCCCGATGACGGTTTCCCATTCCATAATCACATTCCAGTTCTAACCGTAGGAGACCCTTTAAGCGGGTCAATGAGGGTTCACTCGATGCCGGTCGGCATCTGCCGATGCCAGTCCGTCTGCTGCTGGTACTGATGCGCCACATTCAGCAGACGACCTTCATCGAAGAAATTACCAATGATCTGCAAGCCCACCGGCAGCTTGTTGACGAAACCCGCCGGTACGGAAACCGCAGGCAGACCCGCCAAATTCACTGCAATGGTGTAGATGTCATTGAGATACATGGTGATGGGATCATCGGTCTTCTCGCCGATCCCGAAAGCGGGGGTGGGCGTGGTGGGCCCCATCAGCACATCCACCTCCTCAAAGGCACGAATAAAATCATCCCGGATCAGCTTGCGGGTTTTCTGGGCCTGCAAGTAGTAGGCATCGTAATAACCGGCGGACAAGACATAGGTGCCGGTCATCACCCGGCGCTTGACCTCGGGCCCGAAACCTTCACCCCGGGAGCGCTCGTAAAGATCCAGCAGATCCTTGGGGTCCTCGCAACGATAGCCGAAACGAACCCCGTCAAATCGGGACAGGTTGGAGGAACACTCGGCCGGCGCCACCACATAATAGGTGGGCACGGAAAGATTCAGATTGGGCAGATGCACTTCCCGGATCTCGGCGCCCATCTGGCGATAGACATCCAGGGCCGTTTCCACAGCCTTGCCGGTTTCGGCATCCAGTCCTTCATCAAAGAACTCACTGGGCACGCCAATCTTCAGGCCCTTGAGGTCATCCCCCAGGCTGGCGCAGTAGTCCGGCA comes from the Natronospira proteinivora genome and includes:
- the gatA gene encoding Asp-tRNA(Asn)/Glu-tRNA(Gln) amidotransferase subunit GatA; this encodes MYDKTLAELAAALKKGDVSSEELTRHYLDRIEKLDERYNAFITPTPDQALAQAREADKRLAAGEGGPLTGLPLAHKDIFCTRGIKTSCGSRMLDNFVSPYDATVVERLAQAGVVTLGKTNMDEFAMGSSNETSYYGPVKNPWDETRVPGGSSGGSAAAVAARMAPAATGTDTGGSIRQPAALAGLTGFKPTYGRVSRYGMIAFASSLDQAGTLTQSAEDAALLTQVMAGFDERDSTSAEKDVPDYCASLGDDLKGLKIGVPSEFFDEGLDAETGKAVETALDVYRQMGAEIREVHLPNLNLSVPTYYVVAPAECSSNLSRFDGVRFGYRCEDPKDLLDLYERSRGEGFGPEVKRRVMTGTYVLSAGYYDAYYLQAQKTRKLIRDDFIRAFEEVDVLMGPTTPTPAFGIGEKTDDPITMYLNDIYTIAVNLAGLPAVSVPAGFVNKLPVGLQIIGNFFDEGRLLNVAHQYQQQTDWHRQMPTGIE